A window from Listeria seeligeri serovar 1/2b str. SLCC3954 encodes these proteins:
- a CDS encoding phospho-sugar mutase, producing MTWQNYLKDWQEADLSDDWKAELKQVETEQERFDGYLTFGTGGMRGKMGIGSKRMNIFTIRRVARALGEYVVANGGAESGVAIAYDSRNNSSLFARETAKVLSALSVRVYLSDAIRPTPALSFCVREKAAFAGVVITASHNPSIYNGFKVYDKNGCQITLGAAEEISTYLERITNIFTIPIRELPNLLVTSLGKEMDDAYLKALQKVVFRRDLLADYGSELTVCYTPLHGAGKELVMRVLTENGFSNVAIVPEQSEPDGNFSTVVSPNPEEENSFELAKKQAKNIHADIILATDPDADRLGVAVLTKNGEYQILTGNQLGALLLDYILAAKVNLTSEDTMINTIVTGDLGGEIAAEYGINHIQTLTGFKFIGEKIAEMEQGEARFVFGYEESYGYLIAPFVRDKDAVQAALLVSEMALYYKKEGTTLLRKLTRLYEKYGYHEELLHTITLESTNGKEKMTQVMEMLRKQPMFIPEISRVEDFEASECVNLTNGKVSPINLPKENVLKFYLKNNSWFAIRPSGTEPKCKIYFQTTGESKEIAEKTMNDLKKDVLTLWD from the coding sequence ATGACTTGGCAAAACTATTTGAAAGATTGGCAGGAAGCTGATTTATCAGACGACTGGAAAGCAGAATTAAAGCAAGTGGAAACCGAACAGGAACGCTTTGACGGCTACTTAACTTTTGGAACTGGTGGTATGCGCGGGAAAATGGGCATTGGCTCTAAACGAATGAACATTTTTACTATCAGAAGAGTGGCTCGGGCGCTTGGTGAATATGTCGTGGCAAACGGAGGCGCAGAAAGTGGTGTTGCCATTGCTTATGACTCGAGAAATAATTCGAGCTTGTTTGCAAGAGAGACAGCGAAGGTTCTTTCGGCGCTAAGTGTGCGCGTCTATCTTTCCGATGCGATTCGTCCAACTCCAGCATTATCATTTTGTGTGCGGGAAAAAGCTGCATTTGCCGGCGTCGTTATTACAGCAAGCCATAATCCATCTATTTATAATGGTTTTAAAGTATATGATAAAAATGGTTGTCAAATAACTTTAGGTGCTGCTGAGGAAATTTCTACGTACCTAGAGCGGATAACAAATATTTTTACAATCCCGATTCGCGAACTTCCTAACCTGCTCGTTACTTCCCTTGGAAAAGAAATGGACGATGCGTATTTAAAAGCGCTTCAAAAAGTTGTTTTCCGGCGTGACCTGTTGGCGGATTATGGGAGCGAACTAACTGTTTGTTATACACCGCTACATGGTGCTGGGAAAGAACTTGTCATGCGAGTTCTTACCGAAAACGGCTTTTCTAATGTAGCGATTGTACCGGAGCAAAGTGAGCCAGATGGTAACTTCTCAACTGTTGTTTCGCCAAATCCGGAAGAAGAAAATAGTTTTGAACTTGCTAAAAAACAAGCCAAGAACATCCATGCTGATATTATCTTAGCAACCGATCCTGATGCAGATCGTCTCGGAGTAGCAGTTTTAACTAAAAATGGCGAGTACCAAATTTTGACTGGAAATCAGTTAGGTGCATTATTGCTTGATTATATTTTAGCGGCGAAAGTCAATTTAACATCAGAAGATACGATGATTAACACGATTGTAACTGGCGACTTGGGCGGGGAAATTGCGGCTGAATATGGCATTAACCACATCCAAACGCTGACTGGTTTTAAATTCATCGGTGAAAAAATCGCGGAGATGGAACAAGGGGAGGCTCGGTTTGTCTTCGGTTATGAAGAAAGTTATGGCTATTTAATCGCGCCGTTTGTTCGTGATAAAGATGCAGTCCAAGCGGCGTTACTCGTGTCGGAAATGGCTCTTTATTATAAAAAAGAAGGCACCACATTGCTTCGGAAATTGACTCGTTTATATGAGAAATATGGATACCACGAAGAATTATTGCATACAATAACACTCGAAAGCACTAATGGAAAAGAGAAGATGACCCAAGTAATGGAAATGTTACGTAAGCAGCCAATGTTTATTCCGGAGATAAGCCGAGTGGAGGATTTCGAGGCAAGCGAGTGCGTTAATCTTACAAATGGAAAAGTATCGCCAATCAATTTGCCAAAAGAAAATGTTTTAAAATTCTATTTAAAAAACAATTCTTGGTTTGCGATTCGACCATCAGGAACAGAACCAAAATGCAAGATTTACTTCCAAACTACAGGTGAATCAAAAGAAATCGCCGAAAAAACAATGAATGACTTGAAAAAAGATGTTTTAACTTTATGGGATTAA